In a single window of the Halomicroarcula saliterrae genome:
- a CDS encoding DUF7331 family protein → MSTNATNDTNDAQSEESARRYAELNIGDEEFVIYDRENHQAWIQSSMSLDVADLR, encoded by the coding sequence ATGAGTACGAACGCCACGAACGACACGAACGACGCCCAAAGCGAGGAATCGGCACGGCGATACGCCGAGTTGAACATCGGTGACGAGGAGTTCGTCATCTACGACCGGGAGAACCACCAGGCGTGGATCCAGTCGTCGATGTCCCTCGACGTAGCCGACCTCCGGTAG
- a CDS encoding ornithine cyclodeaminase family protein, with the protein MSTALFLSSAEIADLASPEEYVAPVRAGYRERGHGAPAEPRTTLFNEAPAGMLTGYLAILPDTGAMGGYTYAAGFSGRDAHFALPIFDADSGDPLALLDGASMNPHKTGAAGAVGVDALAPVDAADLAIIGSGTQARGQLRATATVRDFDRVEVYSPTQENRQSFAAEMNEELDATVAAVASSAAAVEGADVVVTATNAAEPVFDGEMLDPGTHVTAMGQYHPEKRELDTTTIERATYVPDLRARVTRDAGSFIAAQEDGAVDETHIHAELGEVLVGDAPGRESPDDITVFDSGGTAIETVASAKLLYDRAVEEGVGEEISFAPASDAMGR; encoded by the coding sequence ATGTCGACCGCCCTGTTTCTTTCGAGTGCCGAAATCGCCGACCTCGCCAGTCCCGAAGAGTACGTCGCCCCCGTCCGTGCCGGATACCGGGAGCGCGGCCACGGCGCGCCGGCGGAACCCCGTACGACGCTGTTCAACGAGGCACCGGCGGGGATGCTGACGGGGTATCTCGCTATCCTTCCCGACACCGGCGCGATGGGAGGCTACACGTACGCAGCCGGCTTCTCGGGGCGCGACGCCCACTTCGCGCTCCCGATTTTCGACGCCGACTCGGGGGACCCGCTCGCTCTGCTCGACGGCGCGAGCATGAACCCACACAAGACGGGCGCGGCCGGTGCCGTCGGCGTCGACGCGCTGGCACCGGTCGACGCCGCCGATCTCGCTATCATCGGTAGCGGCACACAGGCCCGCGGACAGCTCCGGGCGACCGCGACGGTTCGCGATTTCGACCGCGTCGAGGTGTACTCGCCCACACAGGAAAACCGCCAGTCGTTCGCCGCCGAGATGAACGAGGAACTGGACGCGACCGTCGCCGCGGTCGCGTCGTCGGCGGCGGCCGTCGAGGGGGCCGACGTGGTCGTCACCGCGACGAACGCCGCCGAGCCGGTGTTCGACGGCGAGATGCTCGACCCGGGCACGCACGTCACGGCGATGGGTCAGTACCACCCCGAGAAGCGCGAACTCGACACTACGACTATCGAGCGCGCGACGTACGTCCCGGACCTCCGTGCCCGCGTCACGCGGGACGCTGGGTCGTTCATCGCGGCGCAGGAGGACGGGGCCGTCGACGAGACGCATATCCACGCCGAACTGGGCGAGGTCCTCGTCGGCGACGCGCCCGGCCGGGAGTCCCCGGACGACATCACGGTGTTCGACTCGGGGGGCACCGCTATCGAGACGGTGGCGTCGGCGAAGCTGCTCTACGACCGCGCAGTCGAGGAGGGCGTCGGCGAGGAGATCTCTTTCGCCCCCGCGAGCGACGCGATGGGTCGCTAG
- a CDS encoding presenilin family intramembrane aspartyl protease PSH has protein sequence MDRRWRALAGCTLIALIFLFVQLGALALVEPFETAGYQAVEDPSDPTNSIVYIGAILLATAGMLLAFRYDADQLIRGLIVFSSAWLSLYIFRLVVPPVYVVGGFNVLAVGLATLLGVGLLVHPEWYVIDTAGTVMGAAAAGLFGISFGVLPALVLLSVLAVYDAISVYGTEHMLTLASGVMDLKVPVVLVIPLSLSYSYLDATTPDPTESADESADADDTDEDATESADADDTDEAATTDEGPLDRDALFIGLGDAIIPTVLVASAAFFAPAGVRTVLGVPLPAVTAMVGTFVGLAVLLWMVLKGRAHAGLPLLNGGTIAGYIVGSVAAGIGLVEAIGLPPYI, from the coding sequence ATGGACCGACGCTGGCGTGCCCTCGCCGGGTGTACGCTCATCGCACTCATCTTCCTCTTCGTCCAGCTCGGCGCGCTCGCACTCGTCGAACCCTTCGAGACCGCCGGCTATCAGGCCGTCGAGGACCCGTCCGACCCGACAAACAGCATCGTCTACATCGGGGCCATCCTGCTGGCGACGGCCGGGATGTTGCTCGCCTTCCGGTACGACGCCGACCAGCTGATACGGGGCCTCATCGTCTTTTCGAGCGCGTGGCTCTCGCTGTACATCTTCCGTCTGGTCGTACCCCCGGTGTACGTAGTGGGCGGGTTCAACGTGCTCGCGGTGGGCCTCGCGACACTGCTCGGCGTCGGACTGCTCGTCCACCCCGAGTGGTACGTCATCGACACCGCCGGCACGGTGATGGGTGCCGCCGCCGCCGGCCTGTTCGGTATCAGCTTCGGTGTCCTCCCCGCCCTGGTGTTGCTGTCGGTACTCGCCGTCTACGACGCCATCAGCGTCTACGGCACCGAGCACATGCTGACGCTGGCCTCCGGCGTCATGGACCTGAAGGTCCCCGTGGTGCTGGTTATTCCACTGTCGCTGTCGTACTCCTATCTGGACGCGACGACGCCGGACCCGACGGAGAGCGCGGACGAATCGGCGGACGCCGACGATACCGACGAGGATGCGACCGAATCGGCGGACGCCGACGATACCGACGAAGCAGCGACGACCGACGAGGGGCCCCTGGACCGGGACGCGCTGTTCATCGGGCTCGGTGACGCAATCATCCCGACGGTGCTGGTCGCCAGCGCCGCCTTCTTCGCGCCCGCCGGCGTCCGGACCGTACTCGGGGTGCCACTGCCGGCCGTGACGGCGATGGTCGGGACGTTCGTCGGTCTCGCGGTGTTGCTCTGGATGGTGCTCAAGGGCCGGGCCCACGCCGGCCTCCCGCTGCTCAACGGCGGGACCATCGCTGGCTACATCGTCGGTTCGGTAGCGGCCGGCATCGGCCTCGTCGAGGCCATCGGACTCCCGCCGTACATCTGA
- a CDS encoding H/ACA ribonucleoprotein complex subunit GAR1 codes for MRRVGSVERLAQGLAVVRSADEEFAAIGTRLVDDELRTVGKVVDVFGPVDSPYMAVSPGSSVHLPAVLGSPLYAR; via the coding sequence ATGAGACGCGTCGGGTCGGTCGAGCGACTCGCGCAGGGGCTGGCCGTGGTCCGGTCGGCCGACGAGGAGTTCGCGGCTATCGGGACCCGGCTCGTCGACGACGAACTCCGGACCGTCGGAAAAGTCGTCGACGTGTTCGGCCCGGTCGACAGTCCGTACATGGCCGTCTCACCCGGCAGTAGCGTTCATCTCCCCGCCGTTCTCGGCTCGCCGCTGTACGCCCGCTGA
- the srp19 gene encoding signal recognition particle subunit SRP19 — protein sequence MVENVIWPVAFDADRSRSEGRRVPRDLAVAEPTADEIAKAVQQVGYDAVIEREKTYPREHEQRGRVVVKDADDATKTDLLGAVAAYIQVLRE from the coding sequence ATGGTCGAGAACGTCATCTGGCCGGTCGCGTTCGATGCGGACCGCTCACGGAGCGAGGGGCGTCGGGTCCCGCGTGACCTCGCGGTCGCCGAGCCGACGGCCGACGAGATAGCCAAGGCAGTCCAACAGGTCGGATACGACGCCGTCATCGAGCGGGAGAAGACGTACCCGCGCGAACACGAACAGCGCGGACGCGTCGTCGTCAAGGACGCCGACGACGCCACGAAGACGGACCTGCTGGGGGCCGTCGCCGCGTACATCCAGGTGCTGCGCGAATGA
- a CDS encoding CAP domain-containing protein codes for MVNKAFLSLAAVVLFAVFGTGIFVGMQVGGPDVSGPPAAETTEADEPAATATPVAPASTPTPTPASEQDSDPEPAGERESIPAREFNGANISSYIVQYVNDARADDGREELSTEGTTAGTVRRMAQRHADSMAEAGRVNHTIDGVTSADRYENNGLFQTCGVNVNGNYVVSPDNDDLEVVGGTVAGDTYTEDGTEQFNADDAAVARALVDGWLSTRGAQSKLLIPDAGRIGVGVTVNNRGVVYATVNLCS; via the coding sequence ATGGTCAACAAAGCCTTCCTCAGTCTCGCTGCAGTAGTGCTGTTTGCCGTGTTCGGCACCGGGATTTTCGTCGGCATGCAGGTCGGCGGTCCCGACGTCAGTGGACCGCCGGCCGCCGAAACCACCGAGGCGGACGAGCCGGCGGCGACGGCCACACCAGTGGCCCCGGCCTCCACGCCGACGCCGACGCCGGCGTCCGAGCAGGACTCGGACCCAGAACCGGCGGGCGAGCGCGAGTCGATACCAGCGCGTGAGTTCAACGGGGCCAACATCAGCTCCTACATCGTCCAGTACGTCAACGATGCGCGCGCCGATGACGGGCGTGAAGAGCTCTCCACCGAGGGTACCACGGCCGGTACGGTACGCAGGATGGCGCAGAGGCACGCCGATTCGATGGCCGAGGCGGGGCGGGTGAACCACACGATCGACGGCGTCACCAGCGCGGACCGCTACGAGAACAACGGGCTGTTTCAGACCTGTGGGGTCAACGTCAACGGGAACTACGTCGTGAGCCCGGATAACGACGACCTGGAAGTGGTCGGTGGGACCGTCGCCGGCGACACGTACACCGAAGACGGGACCGAGCAGTTCAACGCTGACGACGCGGCCGTCGCCCGCGCTCTCGTCGACGGGTGGCTGTCGACGAGGGGCGCACAGAGCAAACTCCTCATCCCCGACGCCGGTCGAATCGGTGTCGGCGTCACGGTCAACAACCGAGGGGTCGTCTACGCGACGGTCAACCTCTGTAGCTGA
- a CDS encoding MaoC family dehydratase, which yields MEYFEALAVGDTDSFGDYEVTREELTAFAGRYDPQPIHTDPDAAAQSMFGGLVASGWHTAAMTMRLLVDHQLADSRALGALGVDSLRWPEPVRPGDRLSVHTEISEKEPFDDERGRVAIDVTTTTDSGDTVLSMVGQVLWERR from the coding sequence ATGGAGTACTTCGAGGCGCTCGCTGTCGGCGACACCGATAGCTTCGGCGACTACGAGGTCACGCGCGAGGAGCTGACGGCCTTCGCCGGTCGGTACGACCCACAGCCGATACACACCGACCCGGACGCGGCGGCCCAGTCGATGTTCGGCGGGCTCGTCGCCAGCGGCTGGCACACGGCGGCGATGACGATGCGGCTCCTCGTCGACCACCAGCTGGCCGACTCGCGGGCACTGGGGGCACTCGGCGTCGATTCGCTCCGCTGGCCCGAACCAGTCAGGCCCGGCGACAGGCTCTCCGTGCACACCGAGATCAGCGAGAAGGAACCGTTCGACGACGAGCGGGGACGGGTCGCTATCGACGTGACGACGACCACCGACAGCGGCGACACCGTCCTCTCGATGGTCGGACAGGTGCTGTGGGAACGGCGCTAG
- the coxB gene encoding cytochrome c oxidase subunit II: protein MNRRRAGLVALFGAALFALAAEPVAAQPSASTTVEEIWNLNMNLLYVAIPITVLVEGILIYTVWRFRNQEEPLPTMENRRLEITWTIATAIILLFVGVASYQVLANPFVTAESTNQVELQTEDVAHVEVQAYRYGWTFYHNGSSFDGTTAVSETGTLKLPANQEVNIRVTSRDWLHAFHVPSLGLKADAFPGQYNNLRTVPTETGTYQLYCAEYCGSGHSQMLGTVEVVPQDEYQQWLSDQRASAEGSGNSTSADSTQSNTTQTPTGTATPA, encoded by the coding sequence ATGAATCGGAGACGCGCCGGTCTGGTCGCGCTGTTCGGCGCTGCGCTGTTCGCACTCGCCGCCGAACCCGTCGCAGCACAGCCATCGGCATCCACGACGGTCGAGGAGATTTGGAACCTCAACATGAATCTGCTCTACGTCGCGATCCCGATTACCGTGCTGGTCGAGGGAATCCTCATCTACACGGTCTGGCGGTTCCGCAATCAGGAGGAACCACTGCCGACCATGGAGAACCGCCGACTGGAGATCACGTGGACCATCGCGACGGCCATCATCCTCCTGTTCGTCGGGGTCGCCTCCTATCAGGTGCTTGCGAACCCCTTCGTCACGGCCGAATCGACCAATCAGGTGGAGTTACAGACCGAGGACGTCGCACACGTCGAGGTGCAGGCGTACCGCTACGGCTGGACGTTCTACCACAACGGGTCGAGCTTCGACGGGACGACCGCCGTGAGCGAAACGGGGACGCTCAAGTTACCGGCGAACCAAGAGGTGAACATACGGGTCACCTCGCGTGACTGGCTCCACGCGTTCCACGTGCCGAGCCTGGGGCTGAAAGCCGACGCCTTCCCGGGGCAGTACAACAACCTCCGGACGGTGCCGACCGAGACGGGGACCTACCAGCTGTACTGTGCCGAGTACTGTGGCTCGGGTCACTCCCAGATGCTGGGCACCGTCGAAGTGGTCCCGCAGGACGAGTACCAGCAGTGGCTGAGCGACCAGCGCGCTTCGGCCGAGGGTAGCGGGAACTCGACGAGCGCCGACAGCACGCAGTCGAACACCACGCAGACGCCGACCGGCACGGCCACCCCGGCCTGA
- a CDS encoding heme o synthase, producing MAESRTFTGLLAATAVGVYLLVIAGATAAITDAVAACSSWPLCQGPVTLAEPDLLIARGHRLTAAAVGLLALGTVALGLRTATRGRVKAALLAAIALYPVQIALGAFVATSGAAGVLPGAHLGVGMAIFVSFVLALAWHLEAETGSDDEEPVDDLSPAPMPEETDEPAAPTAQLSTRQRVLGTANAYFRLMKPRLMWLLCLVAAAGMALASGPGLSIRTVLLTLGGGVLAIGSSGTFNHVLERDIDKRMDRTSDRPIATHTIPVRNAMAFGLALAAAALFLFWQVNVLAAALGLTAILFYSVIYTLVLKPNTVQNTVIGGAAGALPALIGWVAIDGSIGLPGLALAGVIFLWTPAHFYNLALAYKDDYEKGGFPMMPVVRGETETRKHIVYYLGATLVGSGVLAALTSLGWVYALTSAVVGAVFLWAVIRLHREQTEGAAFRAFHASNAYLGLLLVAVVVDALAI from the coding sequence ATGGCAGAGAGCCGGACCTTCACCGGGCTACTGGCCGCGACGGCCGTCGGCGTCTACCTGCTCGTCATCGCGGGCGCGACGGCCGCGATCACCGACGCCGTCGCCGCCTGCAGCTCCTGGCCGCTGTGTCAGGGGCCGGTGACGCTCGCCGAGCCCGACCTGCTGATAGCGCGGGGCCACCGGCTGACCGCTGCGGCGGTCGGCCTCCTCGCGCTGGGCACAGTCGCACTGGGGCTCCGGACAGCGACCCGGGGCCGGGTGAAAGCGGCGTTACTCGCCGCCATCGCACTGTACCCGGTCCAGATAGCGCTGGGCGCGTTCGTCGCTACCTCCGGGGCTGCCGGCGTGCTCCCCGGCGCCCATCTGGGTGTCGGGATGGCGATTTTCGTCTCGTTCGTCCTCGCGCTCGCGTGGCATCTCGAAGCCGAGACCGGCAGCGACGACGAGGAACCGGTCGACGACCTCTCGCCCGCACCGATGCCCGAGGAGACCGACGAGCCCGCGGCGCCGACGGCCCAGCTCTCGACGCGCCAGCGCGTCCTGGGCACGGCGAACGCCTACTTCCGGCTGATGAAACCCCGGCTGATGTGGCTCCTGTGTCTGGTCGCCGCCGCCGGGATGGCGCTCGCGTCCGGTCCCGGGCTCTCGATTCGGACCGTCCTCCTGACGCTGGGGGGCGGCGTGCTGGCTATCGGCTCCTCGGGGACGTTCAACCACGTGCTCGAACGCGACATCGACAAGCGGATGGACCGGACCTCGGACCGACCTATCGCGACGCACACGATTCCGGTCCGGAACGCGATGGCCTTCGGCCTCGCGCTCGCGGCGGCCGCGCTGTTCCTGTTCTGGCAGGTCAACGTACTGGCCGCGGCGCTCGGGCTGACGGCCATCCTCTTTTACAGCGTCATCTACACGCTCGTGCTGAAACCCAACACGGTCCAGAACACGGTGATCGGCGGGGCCGCGGGTGCGCTTCCGGCGCTCATCGGCTGGGTCGCTATCGACGGGAGTATCGGCCTGCCCGGGCTGGCGCTCGCCGGCGTCATCTTCCTGTGGACGCCCGCGCACTTCTACAACCTGGCGCTCGCGTACAAGGACGACTACGAGAAAGGGGGCTTCCCGATGATGCCGGTCGTCCGCGGGGAGACCGAGACGCGAAAACACATCGTCTACTATCTCGGGGCGACGCTCGTGGGGTCGGGCGTGCTCGCGGCGCTGACCTCGCTTGGCTGGGTGTACGCGCTCACCTCGGCCGTCGTGGGGGCCGTCTTCCTCTGGGCGGTCATCCGACTCCACCGTGAACAGACCGAGGGCGCGGCGTTCCGCGCGTTCCACGCCTCGAACGCCTATCTGGGCCTCCTGCTGGTGGCCGTCGTCGTCGACGCCCTCGCGATATGA
- a CDS encoding DUF7546 family protein yields the protein MSTLDGDLRGLVPEGRSLALWAVVLNTELLAVMLYLLLLPGAATDPVLLGFPFVWLNVAGWVLLRVRAAPASARRRAVAAAVAVGYGLVLGYVGGVVGLGGTGGGLRVVLAAPPGFAPSFVYSGSSLAVVVTPWKVAGYLALSYLVYVTVVDASGGVAGGLLGLFSCVSCVLPIVASVVGGFAGVGATLYQAALYQSYGLSTAVFLASVGLLYAVHRFDVTLVGWLRS from the coding sequence ATGAGCACGCTCGATGGGGACCTGCGCGGGCTGGTTCCCGAGGGGCGCTCGCTCGCGCTGTGGGCCGTCGTTTTGAACACGGAGCTACTTGCGGTCATGCTGTATCTCCTCTTGCTCCCAGGTGCCGCGACGGACCCGGTGTTGCTCGGCTTCCCGTTCGTCTGGCTCAACGTCGCCGGCTGGGTCCTCCTCCGGGTCCGGGCGGCGCCCGCCTCCGCCCGGCGCCGCGCTGTCGCCGCCGCCGTCGCCGTGGGCTACGGGCTGGTGCTCGGGTACGTCGGCGGCGTCGTCGGTCTCGGCGGCACGGGCGGCGGACTGCGAGTCGTCCTCGCGGCGCCGCCGGGCTTTGCGCCGTCGTTCGTCTACAGCGGTTCGAGCCTCGCCGTCGTCGTCACGCCCTGGAAGGTCGCGGGCTACCTCGCGCTCTCGTATCTGGTGTACGTCACCGTCGTCGACGCCAGCGGCGGCGTCGCCGGCGGTCTGCTCGGGCTCTTCTCGTGTGTGAGCTGTGTCCTCCCCATCGTCGCCTCCGTCGTTGGCGGCTTCGCCGGCGTCGGCGCGACGCTGTATCAGGCCGCGCTCTACCAGTCCTACGGGCTCTCGACGGCGGTGTTCCTGGCGTCGGTCGGTCTGCTCTACGCCGTCCACCGGTTCGACGTCACCCTCGTCGGCTGGCTGCGGAGCTGA
- a CDS encoding Rdx family protein, whose amino-acid sequence MTDVEIEYCVPCGFRERALDVERAILTGLETDLDRVSLVMGDHGVFRVTVDGEAVYEKGEDDYGVDDIVRRVRERL is encoded by the coding sequence ATGACCGACGTCGAAATCGAGTACTGCGTCCCGTGTGGCTTTCGCGAACGGGCGCTGGACGTGGAGCGAGCGATTCTGACCGGCCTGGAGACGGACCTCGACCGCGTGAGTCTGGTGATGGGCGACCACGGCGTCTTCCGCGTCACCGTCGACGGCGAGGCGGTGTACGAGAAGGGCGAAGACGACTACGGCGTCGACGACATCGTCCGGCGGGTCCGCGAGCGGCTCTGA
- a CDS encoding ABC transporter ATP-binding protein codes for MTEVLVAEDVRRSYGDTVALDGVSLSATAGEVLALVGPNGAGKTTLVRALTGTTDAEGRVELFGEPPTAVDRARIGLLPQSFTPHERLTARELVAYYAGLYDETRDVDDVLADVGLADTADTHYENLSGGQQRRTCVATALINDPDLLVLDEPTTGIDPAGRQALWGLLEGLADRGVTILVTTHYMEEAQRLADRVGLLADGRLVALDAPEALVAEHGADSQLVVDGEFDDGALDAIDYPAETALRNGRLVVYGVRPESIGGVVDALDAAGLAYDSLTWKQPDLEDVYLELTGTGVGRAGEPRETAPAGGAR; via the coding sequence ATGACCGAGGTACTCGTCGCTGAAGACGTTCGCCGGAGCTACGGCGACACCGTCGCACTCGACGGGGTGTCGCTGTCGGCGACGGCGGGCGAGGTGCTGGCGCTGGTCGGACCGAACGGGGCCGGAAAGACGACGCTCGTCCGGGCGTTGACCGGGACGACCGACGCCGAGGGACGCGTCGAACTGTTCGGCGAACCGCCGACGGCGGTCGACCGGGCCCGCATCGGCCTGCTCCCGCAGTCGTTTACCCCCCACGAGCGACTGACCGCCCGCGAGCTCGTGGCCTACTACGCCGGCCTCTACGACGAGACGCGCGACGTCGACGACGTGCTCGCCGACGTGGGTCTCGCTGACACCGCCGACACGCACTACGAGAACCTCAGCGGCGGGCAACAGCGCCGGACCTGCGTGGCGACGGCGCTCATCAACGACCCGGACCTGCTCGTGCTGGACGAGCCGACGACGGGTATCGACCCCGCCGGTCGACAGGCCCTGTGGGGGTTGCTCGAAGGGCTCGCGGACCGCGGCGTCACCATCCTCGTGACGACCCACTACATGGAGGAGGCCCAGCGACTGGCCGACCGCGTCGGCCTGCTGGCCGACGGGCGGCTCGTCGCGCTGGACGCGCCCGAGGCGCTGGTCGCCGAACACGGCGCCGATAGCCAGCTCGTCGTCGACGGGGAGTTCGACGACGGGGCGCTCGACGCTATCGACTACCCGGCCGAGACGGCGCTGCGGAACGGGCGCCTCGTCGTCTACGGCGTCCGGCCCGAGTCAATCGGGGGCGTCGTCGACGCACTCGACGCGGCCGGGCTGGCATACGACAGCCTGACGTGGAAACAGCCGGACCTGGAGGACGTGTATCTGGAACTCACCGGCACCGGCGTCGGCCGCGCGGGCGAGCCCCGCGAGACGGCCCCTGCAGGGGGTGCCAGATGA
- a CDS encoding ABC transporter permease: MSRLGRLRSESRAASRAFLRRRTAVFFTFFFPLIIVVIFGVLVQTRPGGGGLFTREPAYYVSGYLAVVVLFTPLSRVGSEVARHRDGNRFEKLATTPLTRPEWLLAQTLVNTVIIGLAGLVLLGLMVVLTGADIVFSPLLLPFVVLGVALFCGVGAMLGSLASSQDGVISASNGIALPLLFLSETFVPPELLPSWFPTWLSPLTYFSRGVRAVSTGSGEVFGPLAVLGVCAVVGFAIGAALLPRTD; encoded by the coding sequence ATGAGTCGCCTCGGCCGCCTGCGCTCCGAGTCACGCGCCGCGAGCCGCGCGTTCCTGCGCCGTCGGACGGCGGTCTTTTTCACCTTCTTCTTCCCGCTCATCATCGTCGTCATCTTCGGCGTGCTGGTCCAGACACGGCCCGGCGGCGGCGGGCTGTTCACCCGCGAGCCAGCCTACTACGTCTCGGGGTATCTCGCTGTGGTCGTCCTCTTTACGCCGCTGTCGCGGGTGGGCAGCGAGGTCGCCCGCCACCGCGACGGCAACCGGTTCGAGAAGCTGGCGACCACGCCGCTGACCCGACCCGAGTGGCTGCTGGCCCAGACGCTGGTCAACACGGTCATCATCGGGCTCGCGGGGCTCGTTCTGCTGGGGCTGATGGTGGTCCTGACCGGTGCGGACATCGTGTTCTCGCCGCTGCTCCTGCCCTTCGTCGTGCTGGGCGTCGCGCTGTTCTGTGGCGTCGGCGCGATGCTCGGCAGCCTGGCGAGCTCACAGGACGGCGTCATCTCCGCGAGCAACGGTATCGCGCTGCCGCTCCTCTTCCTCTCGGAGACGTTCGTGCCCCCGGAGCTACTGCCGTCGTGGTTCCCGACGTGGCTCTCGCCGCTGACCTACTTCTCCCGCGGCGTGCGAGCGGTCAGTACCGGGAGCGGCGAGGTATTCGGGCCGCTGGCGGTGCTCGGCGTCTGTGCCGTCGTCGGTTTTGCGATCGGGGCGGCGCTGTTGCCGCGGACGGACTGA
- a CDS encoding DUF1059 domain-containing protein encodes MTDAHRLDCEAQANDCRFIVQSEDETEAISLAQSHMREAHGKDFTDDELREEHLQTV; translated from the coding sequence ATGACTGACGCACACCGGCTCGACTGTGAGGCCCAGGCCAACGACTGCCGATTTATCGTCCAGTCAGAGGACGAAACCGAGGCCATCAGCCTGGCACAGAGCCACATGCGGGAGGCCCACGGGAAGGATTTCACCGACGACGAACTCCGCGAGGAACACCTCCAGACGGTGTGA
- a CDS encoding helix-turn-helix transcriptional regulator: MDASATSSPLDDVEYLARSAHRVTALTALTKRPRSRDELLSLTGVSPSTMRRTLRAFEERRWVHRRDGRYEATELGAFVTAGLTQLLDRLETERLLRDTWELLPTEERGFTVGMWSDAVVTTAASENPYRPVNRFLSLLGTADRFRLVGFDLAVLEPCLADICDRVIDGADAEIIEAPAVVESLRSTYPERSARALNSGNLVVRTHDDLPPYGFGVFGDRVAVTGYDAESGTVRVIIDTDAPEAREWVKSRFERYRQERSPLALESPGGR, translated from the coding sequence ATGGACGCGAGCGCTACCAGTTCACCACTCGACGACGTCGAGTACCTCGCTCGGTCCGCCCACCGTGTGACGGCGCTTACCGCCCTGACCAAGCGGCCGCGGAGTCGGGACGAACTCCTGTCGTTGACCGGGGTCTCTCCCTCCACGATGCGGCGAACGTTGCGGGCGTTCGAGGAGCGTCGCTGGGTCCACCGTCGGGACGGGCGATACGAGGCGACGGAGCTGGGGGCCTTCGTCACGGCGGGGCTGACACAGCTGCTCGACCGACTGGAAACCGAACGGCTGCTGCGTGACACCTGGGAGCTGTTGCCGACCGAGGAGCGCGGATTCACCGTCGGTATGTGGTCGGACGCGGTCGTGACGACCGCAGCGTCGGAGAACCCGTACCGCCCGGTGAACAGATTCCTGTCGTTGCTCGGTACAGCCGACCGGTTTCGGCTCGTCGGGTTCGACCTCGCGGTGCTCGAACCGTGTCTGGCGGATATCTGTGACCGAGTTATCGACGGTGCGGACGCGGAGATTATCGAGGCGCCGGCCGTCGTCGAGTCCCTCCGTTCGACCTATCCGGAGCGGTCAGCCCGGGCCCTGAACAGCGGGAATCTCGTGGTCCGGACACACGACGACCTGCCGCCGTACGGCTTTGGCGTCTTCGGCGACCGCGTCGCCGTCACAGGGTACGACGCCGAGAGTGGGACAGTGCGTGTGATTATCGATACCGACGCGCCGGAGGCACGAGAATGGGTGAAATCACGCTTCGAGCGCTACCGGCAGGAGCGGTCGCCGCTCGCGCTCGAATCGCCCGGCGGCCGGTAA
- a CDS encoding DUF420 domain-containing protein, which produces MAVADRLQSHAKASPRRVTAVLSLVGYVLVFGTFGGVFPFPSISNETVILLSDAIAVVNTAALSAIVAGVYFIRTDQVAKHRAAMLTAFGLIIAFLAMYLLKVGGGFEKAILVEGPVYWAYLAMLAVHIILSAVSVPVVVHAVVLGLSHSPSELRQTAHAKVGRVAVAAWGLSLFLGIVTYVMLNHIYMWEPRGEAALLLAFVGPKLRD; this is translated from the coding sequence ATGGCCGTCGCAGACAGACTCCAGTCGCACGCGAAAGCGTCCCCGCGCCGTGTCACCGCCGTGTTATCGCTCGTCGGCTACGTGCTCGTCTTCGGGACCTTCGGGGGTGTCTTCCCGTTCCCGTCCATCAGTAACGAGACCGTTATCCTCCTCAGTGACGCCATCGCCGTGGTCAACACCGCGGCGCTGTCGGCGATTGTCGCCGGCGTCTACTTCATCCGGACCGACCAGGTCGCGAAACACCGGGCCGCGATGCTGACCGCGTTCGGGCTCATCATCGCCTTCCTCGCGATGTATCTCCTGAAAGTCGGCGGCGGCTTCGAGAAGGCGATTCTGGTCGAAGGGCCGGTCTACTGGGCGTATCTGGCGATGCTCGCCGTCCACATCATCCTGTCGGCCGTCTCCGTCCCGGTGGTCGTCCACGCCGTCGTCCTCGGGCTCTCACACAGCCCCAGCGAACTTCGTCAGACCGCCCACGCGAAGGTCGGTCGCGTCGCGGTCGCCGCGTGGGGCCTCTCGCTCTTCCTCGGTATCGTCACCTACGTCATGCTGAACCACATCTACATGTGGGAACCGCGCGGCGAGGCGGCGTTGCTGCTCGCCTTCGTGGGACCGAAACTGCGCGACTGA